The Corynebacterium sp. SCR221107 genome includes the window TGATCGCCCGCTCCTTCGAGGTACCGATGTCCGCGTTGAGCGCGGCGACGGCCGCCGCCACCACGCCCGCCCCGATGAGCACGAGGCCGACGATCGTGCGGACGACCAGCGAGTTGCTGCTCGAGGAATCGCCCGAGCGCATCGCCTGGACCGGATGGATCCGGGCGGCGCGGCGCGCCGGGGCCCAGGCGGCGAAGAGGGTGACCACCACGCCGACCACGAGCGGGAGGACGATGGCGGTGGTGTTGACCGCGAGCCCGGCGTCGGGAAGCCCCACGCCCTGGGCGTTCATTACCGCGATGATGCCGCGCGAGAGCCCGATGCCCGCGAAGATGCCGAGCACCGACCCGATGGCGCCTACCACCGCCGCCTCGGCGAGAACCGAGCCGGTGATCTGCCCGCGGGAGGCGCCGATGCCGCGCAGCAGCGCGAACTCGCGCAGGCGCTGCGCGATGATCATGGAGAAGGTGTTGGAGATGATGAACGAGCCCACTAGCAGCGAGATCGCGCCGAAGGCCCACAGGAAGTAGTTGAGGAAGGCGAGCTGGTCCTTGATGGCCTTGGTCTCGTCGTTGGCCTTCTCGGTGCCGGTCTGCAGCGTCCAGCCGGGGTGCTCCTTGGCTAGGGCGTCGCGCACCTCGCCCGCCGTTGCGTGGTCCTTGAGCCCGATGGAGGCGCTGGCCACGGTGCCGTCGGGGGCGAACTTCTCAAGGTACTGCTCCTCCGGGATGACGAGCCCGGCGAAGCCGCCGACGGCCATGTCGGTGTCGTAGATGCCGGAGAGGGCGAAGGTCTCCCGGCCGCGGGCGGTGATCATGGTGACCTGGTCGCCGACCTTGATAGTGCCCTGCTCGGCGGCGGTGCGGTTGAGCGCCGCCTGGCCGCGGGTCAGCGGCCATTGGCCGTCGACAAGCTGGGCGATGTCGCCGATCGACTTGCCGTCGGGTGCCTGCGCCATGGCCTGCGAGGGGGCGCCGCCGGTCTGGATCGGCTTGCCGTCGGGGCCCGCGATGACGGCGGAGCTGTTGCCCGCGCTGAGCTCGACGGCGTCGACGCGCGGGTCGGCGCGCAGGGCGTCGATGTCGCTCATGGGGATGCGCTCGTCCGAGGAGGCGACGACGTCGATCTGGGAGTAGCTGGAGCTGACGATGTCGGTGAAGCTCTTCTCGATGCTCGCCGTCAGCATGGACGAGCCCGCGATGAACGCGGTGCCCAGAACGACCGAGAGCACCGTGAGGAAGAGCCGGAGCTTGTGCGCCGCGAGGTTGCGCCAAATAAGCTTTCTCATGGCGGCCTACGCCCCTTCCATCTGCGACATCATGTGCAGGATGTCGTCGGCGGTCGGATCGATGAGCTCGCCAGCCAGGCGCCCGTCGGCGAGGAAGATGACGCGGTCGGCGTAGCTGGCCGCCGTCGCGTCGTGGGTGACGATGACCACCGTTTGCCCCAGGTCATCGACCGCTGAGCGCAGGATGTTGAGCACCTCGCGCGAGGAATTCGAGTCGAGATTGCCGGTGGGCTCGTCGCCGAAGATCAGCTCCGGCCTGCTAATGAGCGCCCGCGCGATCGCCACGCGCTGCTGCTGGCCGCCCGACAGCTCCGCCGGGCGGTGGTCGAGCCGGTCGGTGAGGCCCAGACGGGTGGTCACTTCCTTTAGCCATTGCTTATCGACGGCCTTGCCCGCGATGTCAAGGGGAAGGGTGATGTTCTCGACCGCGGTGAGCGTGGGCACGAGGTTGAAGTACTGGAACACGAAGCCCAGCCTGTCCCGACGCAGCCTCGTCAGCTCCTTGTCCCTCAAGGAGGCGAGGTCCGTCTCGCCGATGAGCGCCTTGCCCGAGGTCATGCCGTCGAGGCCCGCCATGCAGTGCATGAGCGTGGACTTGCCGGAGCCCGACGGGCCCATGATGGCGGTGAACTTTCCCTTCTCGAACTCCACCGAGACGTGATCGAGGGCCTGGACGAGGGTGTCGCCGCTGCCGTAGCTTTTGACGAGGTCGACGGCGCATGCTGCGGAGGTCATGCTGGTGCTCCTTTTCGAGCTCTTAGAGGTGGGAGGGGATTCCACTTCCATTGTTGGCCTGATCGCGGGGAGGCAAAAGCTTTGCTGGGAAAATTAGGTGAAATTTCAGGGTGGACACTGACCACGAGTGGGTGCCTCGGGGTCCGCCCTGAGGCGGGAACCGTAGGCGTCGAAAAGCAGGAGCTAGGAAACTGCTTGTTGCATCGTTAGACTCTGAATCAATACTTTTCGTTCCCCACAAAGGAGACCTTCGCCGTGAGCACCACCGATGCCGCCCCCACCTTCGTCCCCGACTGGTACCACCCGGATCGGGAGAACCTCACCTGGGAAACCTTCGGCGAGGCAAGCCGCAACCTGTCGCAGCAGATCGTTGATTCCGGTTGGATGCCGGACCTGATCATCGGGGTGGCCCGCGGCGGTCTCATCCCCGCCGGTGCGATCGGTTACGCCATCGGCATGAAGGCCATGGGAAGCATCAACGTGGAGTTCTACACCGCCATCGGCGAGACCCTGCCCGAGCCGGAGTTGCTGCCGCCGTACCTGGACGCCT containing:
- a CDS encoding ABC transporter permease, whose translation is MRKLIWRNLAAHKLRLFLTVLSVVLGTAFIAGSSMLTASIEKSFTDIVSSSYSQIDVVASSDERIPMSDIDALRADPRVDAVELSAGNSSAVIAGPDGKPIQTGGAPSQAMAQAPDGKSIGDIAQLVDGQWPLTRGQAALNRTAAEQGTIKVGDQVTMITARGRETFALSGIYDTDMAVGGFAGLVIPEEQYLEKFAPDGTVASASIGLKDHATAGEVRDALAKEHPGWTLQTGTEKANDETKAIKDQLAFLNYFLWAFGAISLLVGSFIISNTFSMIIAQRLREFALLRGIGASRGQITGSVLAEAAVVGAIGSVLGIFAGIGLSRGIIAVMNAQGVGLPDAGLAVNTTAIVLPLVVGVVVTLFAAWAPARRAARIHPVQAMRSGDSSSSNSLVVRTIVGLVLIGAGVVAAAVAALNADIGTSKERAITVGVGALAVVLGVWFAGPAMSIPFVGSIGRVVGWPFGAVGKLAATNSRRNPRRTAATSFALMLGLMLVASIGMMGASMRDQVNELVDKTFTADYMVTAPQDMGMSLPQDVPERIGEVEGVDHTVSLLLAPVSVLTPPDPSSPMTDMGGVIDGRVSEAVNVSLPDGSDDLTGREGVLLSKSKAVDHPVGSTVPVWNFAGRSVDVPVVGVYEDNQTIGPYVLSKQSALELVSENDLQLLSLMVYTNGDTSPAMRSALEDAVADDLVVQVLDREDLKGQIGKQISTILNVLYALLALAVIIAILGIINTLALSVSERRAEIGMLRAVGFQRAQITRMIHLEAIVIALYGAVLGSLIGLGMGWAFIKTLADTGLGHVTVPWLQVGLTVLAAGVVGLIAALWPARSAAKTRPLEAIAEL
- a CDS encoding ABC transporter ATP-binding protein → MEVESPPTSKSSKRSTSMTSAACAVDLVKSYGSGDTLVQALDHVSVEFEKGKFTAIMGPSGSGKSTLMHCMAGLDGMTSGKALIGETDLASLRDKELTRLRRDRLGFVFQYFNLVPTLTAVENITLPLDIAGKAVDKQWLKEVTTRLGLTDRLDHRPAELSGGQQQRVAIARALISRPELIFGDEPTGNLDSNSSREVLNILRSAVDDLGQTVVIVTHDATAASYADRVIFLADGRLAGELIDPTADDILHMMSQMEGA
- a CDS encoding phosphoribosyltransferase, which translates into the protein MSTTDAAPTFVPDWYHPDRENLTWETFGEASRNLSQQIVDSGWMPDLIIGVARGGLIPAGAIGYAIGMKAMGSINVEFYTAIGETLPEPELLPPYLDASDLAGKKVLVVDDVADSGKTLDLVCRILEHEDLDPAKPKIGVDVRSAVIYTKPVTIFKPDYVWRETDKWINFCWSVLPVITADGSHIEGH